The Spirosoma radiotolerans genome has a window encoding:
- a CDS encoding phytanoyl-CoA dioxygenase family protein — protein sequence MIPQLFTPIFNEADPKEIADELRTKKGYRIFEKAIALGTLADIVNKIEIKDYLINNNNVGVVRSSWSNFLSHTLAVSQQCYDIITSEQVRAICRNYFDGPFKLSSQRLYETHTQAHLPWHTDNNLLAENKYKAKHSMPGLVFLFYLSDVSDINPFQLIPESYTWADTSTDRYFSDKYINDNYADQIVSVRAPKGTLILSNSHLVHRAEPFKCAGFRRYTFIFQVDEMSENYAGHGERLLINPAFVNDTSPEVLRYLGFGTRSDYVTLPQTSVSTLLPHDLLLMQKNILPQAFRGLMLSVAKSLIPAVMLNRIRNRVF from the coding sequence ATGATTCCACAACTATTCACTCCTATTTTTAATGAAGCTGACCCTAAGGAAATTGCCGATGAACTTAGGACTAAAAAAGGATATCGTATTTTTGAAAAAGCTATAGCGCTAGGGACATTGGCAGATATTGTCAATAAAATTGAGATAAAAGATTATTTAATAAATAATAACAACGTAGGTGTTGTTCGTTCGTCCTGGAGTAACTTTCTCTCACATACACTAGCCGTATCGCAACAGTGTTATGACATTATCACGTCCGAACAGGTAAGGGCTATCTGTCGAAACTATTTTGATGGACCGTTTAAGTTAAGTAGTCAGCGCTTATACGAAACGCATACGCAGGCACACTTGCCGTGGCATACGGATAATAATCTGCTGGCGGAGAATAAATACAAAGCTAAGCATAGCATGCCTGGGCTCGTCTTTCTGTTCTACCTAAGTGATGTATCGGACATCAATCCGTTTCAATTAATTCCAGAGTCCTATACCTGGGCCGATACCAGCACGGATCGTTATTTTTCAGATAAATACATCAACGACAACTATGCGGATCAAATCGTATCTGTCCGTGCGCCAAAAGGAACGCTGATTTTATCCAATTCACATCTAGTCCATCGGGCAGAGCCGTTCAAATGCGCCGGTTTCAGACGGTATACGTTTATTTTTCAGGTAGACGAGATGTCGGAGAACTACGCTGGTCATGGCGAGCGGCTGCTGATCAATCCCGCCTTTGTGAACGATACAAGTCCCGAAGTCCTGCGTTATTTAGGATTCGGCACACGATCGGATTATGTCACGCTGCCGCAAACATCGGTGTCCACGTTGCTGCCACACGATCTGTTGTTGATGCAAAAGAATATTTTACCTCAGGCCTTTAGGGGTTTGATGCTCTCCGTAGCGAAAAGTCTGATTCCAGCCGTAATGTTGAACAGGATTAGAAACCGGGTTTTCTGA
- the egtD gene encoding L-histidine N(alpha)-methyltransferase → MAVYGNTCSEELEAMGIGQCAAELERVSGPIGMGAAIVDSQLPESAALADEVRTGLQTTPKRLSSRFFYDAEGSRLFAEIMHSPDYYLTRSEYEILETHKADMLRQFSPGNQPFELVELGAGDGLKTKILLGFFESQKADFTYAPIDISADALDGLVADVRRQWPDLQVNPRHDDYFSALELLSQETDNRKVALFLGSNIGNFAPDDAVDFYQQLHDRLQPGDIVLTGFDLQKNPAIIHTAYNDREGLTKAFNLNLLRRINRELEANFDLDAFDHYETYNPENGEARSYLVSQKVQTVTIKALDMQVPFQPGEIIHTEISRKFSRTQIEQLAQQTGFSVTAWFTDSQGYFADVVFER, encoded by the coding sequence ATGGCAGTATACGGGAATACGTGTAGTGAAGAACTAGAAGCAATGGGCATAGGGCAATGTGCTGCTGAATTAGAGCGGGTTAGCGGGCCAATTGGGATGGGAGCAGCTATTGTGGATAGTCAACTGCCAGAGTCAGCAGCTCTTGCCGATGAAGTACGAACAGGTTTACAGACAACACCCAAGCGCTTATCGTCGCGTTTCTTTTACGACGCCGAAGGCAGCCGGTTATTTGCTGAAATCATGCACTCGCCGGACTATTACCTGACCCGGTCGGAGTATGAAATTCTGGAAACGCATAAAGCGGACATGTTGCGACAGTTTTCGCCCGGCAATCAGCCTTTCGAGTTAGTCGAACTTGGGGCGGGCGATGGCCTGAAAACAAAAATTCTGCTCGGTTTTTTTGAAAGCCAGAAAGCAGATTTCACCTACGCGCCAATTGACATTTCAGCCGATGCACTGGATGGACTGGTTGCCGACGTGCGAAGACAGTGGCCTGATTTGCAGGTAAATCCGCGCCACGATGATTACTTCAGCGCGCTGGAACTGCTTTCTCAGGAAACAGATAACCGCAAGGTTGCTCTATTTCTGGGCTCAAACATTGGCAATTTTGCGCCGGATGATGCCGTTGATTTCTATCAGCAACTGCATGACCGGTTACAACCCGGCGACATTGTGCTGACGGGATTTGACCTGCAAAAAAATCCTGCCATAATTCATACGGCCTATAATGACCGGGAAGGCTTAACAAAGGCGTTCAATCTGAATCTCCTCCGGCGAATTAACCGTGAACTGGAGGCCAATTTCGATCTGGATGCTTTTGACCATTATGAGACCTATAATCCTGAAAATGGTGAAGCGCGGTCCTATCTGGTAAGCCAGAAAGTGCAGACCGTAACGATTAAGGCATTGGATATGCAGGTGCCCTTTCAACCCGGTGAAATAATTCATACTGAAATATCACGCAAATTTAGCCGGACACAGATCGAGCAGCTAGCTCAACAGACAGGCTTCTCGGTGACGGCTTGGTTTACGGATAGTCAAGGTTATTTTGCTGACGTAGTATTCGAACGTTAG
- the egtB gene encoding ergothioneine biosynthesis protein EgtB, protein MIAEQTLTEQYYRVRLHSEAICRGLETEDYVVQPVADVSPPKWHLGHTTWFWETFVLKPNVPGYRIFHDDFSYVFNSYYETVGKRVLRTDRGNLSRPTVAGVYAYRAYVDEQMSRFLDTAELSPDLHALILLGLNHEQQHQELLITDIKYILGHNPLLPAIEMPFQEHQSQLPSPDAVLAEGIYTIGYHSPDSQTGGSFYFDNEVGSHKVYLNKTTLNGNLVTNEAYLAFVESGGYQNFRHWLSDGWAWVKANDIQAPLYWHRIDGAWWQYTLDGLRPVDLNAPVCHVSHYEADAYARWTGQRLPTELEWEAAAPQLNWGARWEWTNSAYLPYPGFVTAEGAVGEYNGKFMSGQMVLRGASVATPEGHSRATYRNFFQPDKRWQYTGIRVVKN, encoded by the coding sequence ATGATTGCCGAACAAACGCTTACCGAACAATACTATCGGGTACGGTTGCATTCTGAGGCCATATGCCGGGGTCTCGAAACCGAAGATTATGTCGTACAACCTGTTGCCGATGTTAGCCCGCCAAAGTGGCATCTGGGGCATACAACCTGGTTTTGGGAGACATTCGTGTTGAAACCCAATGTACCCGGTTATCGCATTTTTCACGACGATTTCAGCTACGTTTTCAATAGTTATTATGAAACGGTTGGGAAACGCGTCCTACGTACCGATCGTGGAAATCTCAGTCGCCCGACGGTAGCGGGCGTGTATGCCTACCGGGCTTATGTAGACGAGCAGATGAGCCGTTTTTTAGACACGGCTGAGCTATCGCCTGACCTCCATGCGCTGATTCTGCTGGGGCTGAACCACGAGCAACAGCATCAGGAGCTACTCATTACAGACATCAAGTACATTCTGGGGCATAACCCATTGCTACCGGCTATCGAGATGCCTTTTCAGGAGCACCAATCGCAGTTGCCAAGTCCCGATGCCGTACTTGCCGAAGGAATATACACGATTGGTTATCACTCACCAGATAGTCAGACTGGCGGCTCTTTTTACTTCGATAATGAGGTGGGATCGCACAAGGTGTATCTGAACAAAACGACGCTTAATGGAAATTTGGTGACCAATGAAGCGTATCTTGCTTTCGTCGAATCAGGTGGTTATCAAAACTTCCGGCACTGGCTTTCCGACGGCTGGGCGTGGGTGAAAGCAAATGATATTCAGGCACCTTTATACTGGCACCGGATCGATGGCGCGTGGTGGCAGTACACCCTCGACGGGCTGCGGCCCGTTGATCTGAATGCACCGGTTTGCCATGTAAGCCATTATGAAGCTGATGCCTATGCCCGATGGACAGGCCAGCGGTTACCAACTGAACTTGAGTGGGAAGCGGCTGCTCCACAACTTAACTGGGGTGCGCGGTGGGAGTGGACCAATTCAGCCTACTTGCCTTATCCCGGCTTTGTAACTGCCGAAGGAGCTGTGGGCGAATACAACGGTAAATTTATGAGTGGACAGATGGTTTTGCGCGGGGCATCTGTAGCTACGCCTGAGGGACATTCACGGGCCACTTACCGCAATTTTTTTCAACCAGACAAGCGATGGCAGTATACGGGAATACGTGTAGTGAAGAACTAG
- a CDS encoding UBP-type zinc finger domain-containing protein has protein sequence MVKPTICSHLSAITELRVASDYVCEECIKTGDSWVHLRTCQTCGTTLCCDSSPNKHATKHFRASEHPVVASAEPGERWLWCYADEQMAEY, from the coding sequence ATGGTTAAGCCAACAATTTGCTCTCATTTATCCGCAATCACGGAGCTCCGGGTTGCCAGTGATTATGTTTGTGAAGAATGCATCAAAACGGGCGATTCGTGGGTTCATTTGCGTACTTGCCAGACCTGCGGAACAACGCTTTGCTGCGATTCGTCGCCCAATAAGCATGCAACAAAGCATTTTCGGGCGAGTGAACACCCGGTTGTCGCTTCTGCCGAACCCGGCGAGCGCTGGCTTTGGTGCTATGCTGATGAACAAATGGCTGAATACTAA